The Candidatus Campbellbacteria bacterium region TGATCAAACAAAGGTATTAGATGTTTATGTTAATCTCAAGGGTATAAGTGATGAATCGTCTGGAACAGGTAGACCAGCAGATTCTGTTGAGGTCACAGTTGACTGGGATACAACTATGGTTGGATCTCCAGCTGCTCCTAGAGAGACCGATGCAAATGTCATTGTGGCAAGTGGTGAAGAGAGACTCGGTGGCGCAGGTATTAGTGGAATAACCGATGGTGAATCTGTCGGAAAGATTTACACACACCGATCAGTTCCAACATTCACACAAAGAGATGTATCTGGAAGACTTGATAGTTCAACAGAGTGGATTTATGAATTCACAGTTCAAGCAGACAATGAAGGTCCAATATCATTAAACAAATTGACGTTTGATGTAAGAGGTTCTACTGGTGTTACATTAATGAGCAGTGCTTCTTTGAGGTTGTATGCTTACGATAGTTCTACTGGTAGGTCAAACCCTATTAGCTTAGGTTCTGGTGCCAGCTCTCGCACCGATGGTACTGTTAGTGCTGGTATCTCCAGCTTCACATTCGGTAATAACAAAGCAATAACCTTTGTTGAGCCATTGAAGATTAATGCTGGTGAAACAGTCTATTTTGCACTTAGATTAAGTGGAATTGACGCAATACCAGATAACACAAGCATTACTACATTCCTACAAGGTGATTCCGGTGACCCAACCACTGGTTCTGTAGTAGCAGGTAGTGTTTCGGGAAACATAGTTTGGTCGCCTCACTCAGAATCAAGCAATGTTGACACATCTGACGCCGATTGGTTTGAAGGTGAGCGATTGCTTGGAGGAGATGCAGAACTTGAACAAGATTCTCTATCTCAGAACTAAGTTAACACTTAATTCCAACACAAGGGTCCAAACCTTGTAAAAACAAAACACCCGCTCCCGCGGGTGTTTTGTTTTGCCCCAATTTATTAACGCTCGGCGGCAGAGCCGCCTCGCCCTCGCTCACTCCGTTCGCTCGCCCCCACACCCTTCAACCTATCACTCGCCCCAAACCTCGCGACCCTTTTTCAACTCCCATTTTCTCAAGCATTGACACTTTTTTAGTATTTTGTGTATAATACAAGCATCTCTCATTATTGGGAGGGTTAAAGATCCGAGAATAATCCCCTTCACGGGGGATTATTATTTTTGTCTAATCTTTTTACCCCAAATATTTCTCTTTTTAATATCGCTCGGTGGCTCCGCCGCCTCACATGATATAATCACCACCATGAATAAAACCTTTTTCTTTATTGATGATAGTGGTTCGCTTATATGGGATAACCCCTATTCAAAGGAATTTTTGAAAAATCCGCCCAATAGAAGTGAACAAAATTTAAATTACTGGAGACGCAACTATTTTGTATTTGCTGGTATCCATATTTCAGCAGAAAAGTTGAAAGAATTGAACCCTCTTATAAATACAAAGAAAGAAGAGTATTTTGGCACTAAAAACGTTGAAATCAAGTCGGAGTGGTTGCGTGTACCAAAAAAGCGACACAAACACTACTTATTAAAGTACGGCATCACAGAAGAAAAATTAAGGGAATTTGTAGATAAATTCTGGTATAGTTTATTTTCATCAAAAAATTTCATAGCCCAAGCTTTTGTGTTAGACAAGCGCTATTATGCAAAGAGAGATACACAACCAATTGCACTACTTACACAAGTTATTTTTGATAGGCTGGGTATATATCCTGTTGAAGACATAATCGTTGTGTTTGACCAAATGGAGAGTGATATTAAATCAAAGAAAGGAAAGCACGGGATAATAATTGATGTTTCTAAACAGAAAATAAACACATCACCATTTTTTGTTCGTTATTCGCATTCTGAGGTTCGTTTTGAAAAGTCTTTCAATTCCAACTTTTTGCAGATTGCTGATACTGTTGCCTATAATGTATTTAGGCAATTTGTTTCTAATGGAGATCAGTGGGAATCCGATAAGAAAGAGTTGGAAGTATATGAATATCTTGAAAAAATAGAAGATTGTTTGTATACCAACAAAAAGGGTGTAATTAATGGATTTGGCATTATAAAAGTGCCAGACCCTGCTCACAAAAAATGGGGTCAACAAAAAAAGACCTCAAAGAAATAAGAGATCTTTTTTTGAGGTCAGCCCAAGTCGAATTACTTGGTATCATCTTACGCTCAGAGGATGACTAGTCTTACAATAAGACATCCGACCACTTTTATGGTATCACATACTTTAGTGCTCGGCAAGGTCAAATCTACACATCCCAACCCATCTATCCCATTCGCCCCAAACACTCTGAAATTTCTGGATTTGGCGTATCTATATTGCAAAAACTTGCAATTTCAAATCCCTTATTGCAAAAAATCGCTGTTTTTTGCAATTTCAAACCCCTTATTGCAAAAAATCGCTGTTTTTTGCAATATAGAATATATGAGAAATTGTCTGAAATGGGAATTCTAAAAGAAACAAGCAAACACTTACGCAATCGTAGATTTGTCTTGAAAAAATATTTGGACCTATTCACGGGGTAAGATATTTTCGCCTCCACACTCTGCGACCTTATTGCAAAAAGATAGGGGCGCTCATAGCGCCCCTGCAAAAAGAACTTTACCACGGTTTCCTGTTGAGATTGATGAAGTGGTTCCTATTCTCCTTAACCACTTGACCTTCCTCCAGGTCATAATCGTTGGTGTACCAAACCACTTGGCCGTAGTGTTCGACATTCACCATTTTGTAGACATGGAGCGAGGTTTCAGCCTGTCTGCCATATCTACATTCACCCTCAGTAACCAACCTCGCGGCCGCAAACTTCAAGCGA contains the following coding sequences:
- a CDS encoding DUF3800 domain-containing protein — its product is MNKTFFFIDDSGSLIWDNPYSKEFLKNPPNRSEQNLNYWRRNYFVFAGIHISAEKLKELNPLINTKKEEYFGTKNVEIKSEWLRVPKKRHKHYLLKYGITEEKLREFVDKFWYSLFSSKNFIAQAFVLDKRYYAKRDTQPIALLTQVIFDRLGIYPVEDIIVVFDQMESDIKSKKGKHGIIIDVSKQKINTSPFFVRYSHSEVRFEKSFNSNFLQIADTVAYNVFRQFVSNGDQWESDKKELEVYEYLEKIEDCLYTNKKGVINGFGIIKVPDPAHKKWGQQKKTSKK